Proteins found in one Glycine soja mitochondrion, complete genome genomic segment:
- the orf214 gene encoding hypothetical protein, with amino-acid sequence MMMMKKIKQYLIILFFSCLVKYSFSSFFDIDTLLAFFTPAFCMDDVGASSQSSLPTVNPTPDPAAPAEPQAPDPDLSLPLLDDNARRAELNERGGFLHFGDLSDQQKDKVLNAQVKIERAIEKALLSDGYSRDELSQRNKRDEIRGFLFYRNGKLLSMKTYDSYVKEVELGTHRSQPYKVLINAISSSNLFLKKVKKIKRWELGRQWEQWGGRR; translated from the coding sequence ATGATGATGATGAAAAAAATTAAACAATATCTAATCATCTTGTTTTTTTCCTGCTTAGTGAAGTATTCGTTTTCATCATTTTTTGATATTGATACGCTCCTTGCTTTTTTCACGCCCGCCTTTTGTATGGACGACGTGGGCGCCAGCTCACAGTCGTCCTTGCCCACTGTGAACCCAACCCCTGACCCAGCCGCCCCAGCAGAGCCTCAAGCCCCTGACCCTGACCTTTCCCTTCCTTTACTGGATGACAACGCTCGTCGCGCCGAACTAAATGAGCGCGGGGGGTTTCTTCATTTTGGGGACTTGTCGGATCAGCAGAAAGACAAAGTGCTAAACGCACAAGTCAAAATCGAAAGGGCCATTGAGAAAGCTCTGCTCTCCGACGGGTATTCCCGGGATGAGCTTTCTCAAAGGAACAAAAGGGATGAGATTAGGGGCTTTTTGTTCTACCGTAATGGGAAACTTCTTTCGATGAAAACATATGACTCATATGTAAAAGAAGTCGAATTAGGGACCCACCGGAGCCAACCCTATAAGGTTCTTATCAATGCCATCTCTTCTTCCAATCTTTTTTTAAAGAAAGTCAAAAAAATCAAGAGGTGGGAATTAGGAAGACAGTGGGAACAGTGGGGGGGGAGAAGGTGA